In Streptomyces sp. NBC_00569, a single genomic region encodes these proteins:
- the ftsH gene encoding ATP-dependent zinc metalloprotease FtsH, giving the protein MANPVPPRDRTDQPWRSEGAPPPQPAKPPRKKMPGGWGGLILTALIVYLIANLVLSFFNRGNEPTISYTEFSKQVADNNVTKIYSKGDAIQGQLKKEQPTPDGSDSSSKNYTKFKTQRPSFADDDLWANLEKHNVTVTASPVVQERSFLANLLLSLAPMFLLVVLWIFIARRMRQGMGGGIGGGMLGRKQPPKPVELEPGVQRTTFADVAGIDEVQGELSDVVDFLKNPDAYRAMGAKMPRGVLLSGPPGTGKTLLARAVAGEAGVPFFSASASEFIEMIVGVGASRVRELFAEARKVAPSIIFIDEIDTIGRARGGGSAMGGHDEREQTLNQILTEMDGFSGSEGVIVIAATNRADVLDPALTRPGRFDRVVTVSPPDRGGREAILKIHTRQIPLAPDVDLLQVARTTPGMTGADLANLTNEAALLAVKRQQKTVTQTDLSQALEKVQLGAERPLVMPDEERRRTAYHESGHALLGMLQPGADPVRKITIVPRGRALGVTLSTPDADRYAYTEEYLRGRIIGALGGMAAEQVVYGLVTTGAENDLEQVTNIARGMVARWGMSDRIGRLSALPSDAQQAYGLSAAPHTLDAIDHEMRRIVDECYEEACTKLRDHRGQLDALAAALLANETLDEAEAYRVAGVIRLTKDEEAQGTQGTQDTDGQGTETDR; this is encoded by the coding sequence GTGGCCAACCCCGTACCCCCGCGCGACCGGACGGACCAGCCGTGGCGCTCCGAGGGGGCGCCGCCTCCGCAGCCCGCCAAGCCGCCGCGCAAGAAGATGCCGGGCGGCTGGGGCGGCCTCATTCTCACCGCTCTGATCGTCTACCTCATCGCCAACCTCGTGCTGTCGTTCTTCAACCGGGGCAACGAGCCGACGATCTCGTACACCGAGTTCAGCAAGCAGGTCGCCGACAACAACGTCACCAAGATCTACTCCAAGGGTGACGCGATCCAGGGCCAGCTCAAGAAGGAGCAGCCCACGCCCGACGGCAGTGACAGCTCGAGCAAGAACTACACCAAGTTCAAGACCCAGCGGCCGTCCTTCGCGGACGACGACCTCTGGGCGAACCTGGAGAAGCACAACGTCACCGTGACGGCCTCGCCGGTCGTCCAGGAGCGCAGCTTCCTCGCCAACCTCCTCCTCTCCCTCGCCCCGATGTTCCTGCTCGTCGTGCTGTGGATCTTCATCGCGCGGCGGATGCGACAGGGCATGGGCGGCGGCATCGGGGGAGGAATGCTCGGGCGCAAGCAGCCGCCCAAGCCGGTCGAGCTGGAGCCCGGGGTGCAGCGCACGACGTTCGCGGACGTCGCCGGCATCGACGAGGTGCAGGGCGAGCTCAGTGACGTCGTCGACTTCCTCAAGAACCCCGACGCCTATCGCGCGATGGGCGCGAAGATGCCTCGCGGTGTCCTCCTGTCGGGCCCGCCGGGAACCGGCAAGACGCTCCTGGCCAGGGCCGTCGCGGGCGAGGCCGGGGTGCCGTTCTTCTCCGCGTCCGCCTCCGAGTTCATCGAGATGATCGTCGGAGTCGGCGCCTCGCGCGTACGCGAACTCTTCGCCGAGGCCCGCAAGGTGGCGCCCTCGATCATCTTCATCGACGAGATCGACACCATCGGGCGGGCCCGCGGCGGCGGCTCCGCCATGGGCGGCCACGACGAGCGCGAACAGACCCTCAACCAGATCCTCACCGAGATGGACGGCTTCTCGGGATCCGAGGGCGTCATCGTCATCGCGGCCACCAACCGCGCGGACGTCCTCGACCCGGCCCTCACCCGCCCCGGCCGCTTCGACCGCGTCGTGACCGTCAGCCCGCCCGACCGCGGCGGCCGCGAGGCCATCCTCAAGATCCACACCCGGCAGATCCCGCTCGCCCCGGACGTGGACCTGCTGCAGGTCGCCCGCACGACCCCGGGCATGACCGGTGCCGACCTCGCCAACCTCACCAACGAGGCCGCCCTCCTCGCCGTCAAGCGCCAGCAGAAGACCGTCACCCAGACCGACCTCTCCCAGGCCCTGGAAAAGGTCCAACTGGGCGCCGAACGGCCCCTCGTCATGCCGGACGAGGAGCGCCGCCGCACCGCCTACCACGAGAGCGGCCACGCCCTGCTCGGCATGCTCCAGCCCGGCGCCGACCCCGTCCGCAAGATCACCATCGTGCCGCGCGGCCGCGCACTCGGCGTCACCCTCTCCACGCCCGACGCCGACAGATACGCCTACACGGAGGAGTACCTGCGCGGCCGCATCATCGGCGCGCTCGGCGGCATGGCGGCCGAACAGGTCGTATACGGGCTCGTCACCACCGGCGCCGAGAACGACCTCGAACAGGTCACGAACATCGCGCGAGGCATGGTCGCCCGCTGGGGCATGAGCGACCGCATCGGCCGCCTCTCCGCCCTGCCGAGTGACGCCCAGCAGGCATACGGGCTCTCCGCCGCGCCGCACACCCTCGACGCCATCGACCACGAGATGCGCCGCATCGTCGACGAGTGCTACGAGGAGGCCTGCACCAAACTCCGCGACCACCGCGGCCAGTTGGACGCCCTGGCCGCGGCACTCCTCGCGAACGAGACCCTGGACGAGGCGGAGGCCTACCGCGTCGCTGGCGTCATCCGCCTCACCAAGGACGAGGAGGCGCAGGGGACTCAGGGGACCCAGGACACCGACGGCCAGGGGACGGAGACCGACCGCTAG